In the Gossypium arboreum isolate Shixiya-1 chromosome 10, ASM2569848v2, whole genome shotgun sequence genome, one interval contains:
- the LOC108463909 gene encoding uncharacterized protein LOC108463909 encodes MTTIFSPGRSPGSSRLQLGTASGVSRLRSPSLKKPPEPLRRAVADCLSSSSSSSFSPAAGAGGLSSYHHGSQLVLNEASRTLRDYLAAPSTTDQSYIVILEHTIAERERSPAVVGRCVALLKRYLLRYKPSEDTLLQIDRFCVSLIAECDISPNRRLSPWSRSLNQQSGSSATSTSSASASPLLPVSSFASIALVKSLNYVRSLVAQHIPKRSFQPAGFAGATLASRQSLPSLTSLLSRSFNSQRCPVNVGESSEKKDATALSVSNLSNIEDADQIENPEYIAHDVLKWRWLRDHQSPFTESDHSAYVQDMSAHNFLEVGAAALLVGDMEAKMNGQPWKYFGTADMPYLDQLLQPSPVTTIANSASARSHLRAITALKRSKGGPHQIWDDSPASTFRPRARPLFQYRHYSEQQPLRLNPAEVCEVIAAVCSETSLTNANTMTVSSRLSNNSAKPSMDVAVSVLIKLVIDMYVLDSGTAAPLTLSMLEEMLSSPRTACRVRAFDLILNLAVHAHLLEPLIIDDNSVIEEEYSQELLLNSEDQLTTQGRRKLASSKKLGSTSAIDKFESWILNILYDILLLLVQIDEMEEAVWASALSCLLYFVCDRGNIWRNRLKGLDIRVVKSILVISRINSWAEVVHCKLVCILTNMLYQVPGESTKAIMSTTNFLVDQLDLIGGIDFIFIEYSLSTSREERKHLYLVLFDYVLHQINETCISTGASEYSDDEIQPIAALLTLADAPEAFYISVKLGVEGIGELLRRSLSTTLDRYPNSERLHTLLENITEKLDRIISSFTHLDTEFFQLKQITKSNKLKGNVEGSSTRNSVAMKAKLAWSILHSLLHSDRILYRQNGFIWLGDLLIAEISDLRNGSIWSNVRSLQNKIAYAGVHDSSDPSDIPLSIWLMCGLLKSKNNSIRWGFLVVLERLLMRCKFLLDESEMQQPSNSDVSPDNRDTRLEKAITVIDIMSSALSLVAQINETDRINILKMCDILFSQLCLKVPNSNLMPFGEGIQRPKVFTRTEEIRKSSNIDFVSQQESCPWDQIMEETDSKSGYSVSSHFVCETASMAALLLRGQAIAPMQLVARVPAALFYWPLIQLAGAATDNIALGVAVGSKGRGNLPGATSDIRATLLLLLVGKCTADPTAFQEVGGEEFFRELLDDTDSRVAYYSSAFLLKRMMTEKPEKYQHMLQKLIYKAQQSNNEKLLENPYLQMRGIFQLSNEL; translated from the exons ATGACAACGATTTTCAGTCCCGGTCGGAGCCCCGGAAGTTCGAGGCTTCAGTTAGGAACAGCTAGTGGAGTGTCCAGGCTTAGATCTCCGTCGCTTAAGAAGCCGCCGGAGCCGTTGCGCAGGGCGGTGGCGGATTGTCTTTCTTCTTCGTCGTCTTCTTCTTTTTCGCCAGCGGCGGGGGCTGGAGGTCTTAGTTCGTATCACCATGGAAGTCAGTTGGTTTTAAATGAAGCTTCGAGGACACTTCGG GACTATCTGGCAGCACCCTCAACAACTGACCAGTCTTACATTGTTATTTTAGAGCATACAATTGCAGAGAGAGAACGCAG CCCAGCTGTAGTGGGAAGGTGTGTGGCACTCCTGAAGCGATACCTCTTAAG GTATAAGCCCAGTGAGGACACGTTGCTGCAAATAGATCGGTTTTGTGTCAGCTTAATTGCGGAATGTGACATAAGTCCAAATCGAAGGTTGTCACCTTGGTCTCGGTCTTTAAATCAACAATCGGGTTCATCAGCAACATCAACATCATCTGCAAGTGCTTCTCCTTTATTGCCTGTATCTAGTTTTGCTTCTATAGCCCTTGTAAAGTCATTGAATTATGTGAGATCCTTAGTGGCTCAACATATTCCAAAGCGTTCATTCCAGCCGGCAGGTTTTGCTGGGGCAACCTTGGCATCGAGGCAGTCACTTCCTTCGTTGACATCTTTGTTGAGTAGATCTTTCAATTCCCAGCGATGCCCTGTGAATGTTGGAGAGTCCTCAGAGAAGAAAGATGCTACAGCTTTATCTGTTTCAAACTTGTCAAACATTGAGGACGCTGATCAAATAGAGAATCCTGAATAtattgcacatgatgttttgaaaTGGCGCTGGCTTAGGGATCATCAGTCACCCTTTACTGAAAG TGACCACTCTGCTTATGTGCAAGACATGAGTGCACATAATTTCTTAGAGGTAGGAGCAGCTGCTTTACTTGTTGGAGATATGGAAGCAAAAATGAATGGCCAGCCCTGGAAATATTTTGGCACTGCTGATATGCCTTATCTTGATCAACTCTTACAGCCTTCACCAGTCACAACAATTGCCAATTCTGCTTCTGCTCGCTCCCATTTGAGAGCAATTACAGCATTGAAACGCAGTAAAGGAGGACCTCATCAAATTTG GGATGATTCTCCTGCAAGCACATTCCGCCCACGTGCCCGACCACTTTTCCAATATCGCCATTACAG TGAACAACAACCTTTGCGTTTGAACCCTGCTGAGGTATGCGAGGTCATTGCAGCTGTCTGCTCTGAGACATCTTTAACAAATGCTAATACCATGACGGTATCTTCTAGACTAAGTAATAACAGTGCAAAGCCATCAATGGATGTGGCTGTGAGCGTCCTTATTAAGCTGGTTATTGACAT GTATGTCTTGGATTCTGGAACTGCTGCTCCTCTCACTCTATCTATGCTTGAG GAGATGCTTAGTTCTCCAAGGACAGCGTGTAGGGTGCGTGCTTTTGATTTAATTCTAAACCTTGCAGTCCATGCTCACTTGTTAGAGCCCCTGATAATTGATGATAATTCTGTAATTGAGGAAGAGTATTCTCAAGAATTACTTTTAAATAGTGAAGATCAGCTTACCACGCAAGGGAGAAGGAAACTAGCTTCTTCCAAGAAGTTGGGAAGCACCTCAGCTATTGATAAATTTGAGTCTtggattttaaacattttatatgataTACTTCTTCTTCTTGTTCAG ATTGATGAGATGGAAGAAGCTGTCTGGGCTTCTGCCCTAAGCTGTTTACTATATTTTGTGTGCGATAGAGGCAACATTTGGAGAAATCGATTAAAAGGACTTGACATCAGG GTTGTCAAGTCAATTTTGGTGATTAGCCGGATAAATTCCTGGGCTGAAGTTGTGCATTGCAAGCTTGTTTGTATCCTAACAAACATGTTATATCAAGTACCTGGTGAATCTACTAAGGCCATCATGAGTACAACGAATTTTCTTGTTGACCAGCTTGACCTGATTGGAGGAATTGATTTTATCTTCATTGAG TATTCATTGTCAACCTCAAGGGAGGAAAGAAAGCATCTTTATTTGGTGCTTTTCGACTATGTTTTGCATCAAATAAATGAAACATGCATATCAACCGGAGCTTCTGAATATAGTGATGATGAGATTCAGCCAATTGCTGCACTGCTCACTTTGGCTGATGCACCGGAAGCCTTTTATATCTCTGTTAAGCTAGGGGTGGAAGGCATTGGGGAGCTTTTGAGAAGATCACTGTCAACTACATTGGATAGATACCCTAACAGCGAGCGGTTACATACG CTTTTGGAAAATATTACGGAGAAATTAGATAGAATAATTAGTTCATTTACTCATTTGGACACAGAGTTCTTTCAGCTGAAACAGATAACAAAATCCAACAAGTTGAAGGGCAATGTTGAGGGTTCATCTACACGAAATAGTGTTGCAATGAAAGCGAAGCTGGCTTGGTCTATTTTACATTCTCTTCTTCATTCGGATAGAATCCTTTACCGCCAAAATGGATTTATCTGGTTAGGAGATCTGCTTATTGCTGAAATAAGTGACTTGAGGAATGGGAGTATATGGTCTAATGTCAGGAGCTTGCAGAATAAAATTGCTTATGCTGGTGTTCATGATTCCTCTGATCCTTCTGATATTCCTTTGTCTATCTGGCTGATGTGTGGTCTTCTAAAGTCGAAGAACAATTCTATCAGGTGGGGCTTCCTAGTTGTTCTAGAGAGGCTTCTCATGCGATGCAAGTTTTTGTTAGACGAGAGTGAAATGCAACAGCCAAGCAACAGTGATGTTAGCCCTGACAATAGGGATACTCGACTGGAGAAAGCAATTACAGTGATAGACATCATGAGCAGTGCTTTGTCCTTGGTGGCTCAAATAAATGAAACAGACCgtataaatattttaaag ATGTGTGATATTCTATTCTCTCAATTGTGCTTGAAAGTTCCCAATTCAAATTTGATGCCATTTGGAGAAGGAATACAGCGGCCTAAAGTTTTCACTCGCACAGAAGAAATTAGAAAAAGTAGTAATATAGATTTTGTATCTCAACAAGAAAGCTGTCCCTGGGATCAGATAATGGAGGAAACTGATAGCAAATCAGGCTACAGTGTTAGTAGTCATTTTGTATGCGAGACAGCTTCTATGGCTGCGCTGCTACTCCGAGGACAAGCCATTGCGCCAATGCAATTAGTTGCACGTGTTCCAGCTGCTCTTTTCTATTGGCCTTTGATTCAACTTGCGGGTGCCGCAACTGACAACATTGCACTAGGTGTTGCTGTTGGAAGCAAAGGAAGAGGGAACCTTCCTGGTGCTACTTCTGATATTCGGGCTACCCTTCTTTTGCTTCTAGTTGGTAAATGTACTGCTGATCCTACAGCTTTTCAGGAAGTTGGTGGGGAAGAATTTTTCAG GGAACTTTTGGATGATACTGATTCTAGGGTGGCATATTACTCTTCGGCTTTTCTATTGAAG AGAATGATGACTGAAAAACCAGAAAAGTACCAACACATGCTACAAAAGCTTATCTATAAAGCTCAACAG